From a single bacterium genomic region:
- a CDS encoding DNA polymerase Y family protein gives MTNRIACVTIADFPLCVLLNDIAPRSLYPYAVAETDNPQALIVAVNQVASRDVQTGMTVAQARSRCAQLRMLTQDHKHEQIESDKIRELLYRVGPNVETNAPGEYYLELRGLTLLHGSEDDVCKSILRLFSPSTYAVQIGVGCNKQVARIASLLAHPYDTLNVPNCCERDFLSPLPIAALGVATETNMQLYSLGLKTIGDVAQLPLQEITRRFGDDMRCLAECLQSNRAQPILPDDFPDERFAEIRFDDPLNNLEQLEDNVVCLLRSMLEKLHTAGEGCKEISILLEGSYCDPKQINVKLSKLTCSLPAWKRQVQYTLHGMQFTIGITTIRVTLISVSSLHSSQMSLFSASQSNDDSPPSCNDELEKLSLKRISVVEKVLPEDSVMLNTMDFIESQKTKHSACTPLCYYTGRSISGLRLYRTLQVIKVTTNRENLYGIISSSGVERVIRQCSPCYVSGGWWEREFQRSYYAVETDRGMCYLLFRDEIQSKWYLQGFFD, from the coding sequence ATGACGAATCGTATCGCCTGCGTTACCATCGCTGATTTCCCCTTGTGTGTGTTGCTTAACGACATAGCTCCAAGGTCACTATACCCGTATGCCGTTGCAGAAACTGATAACCCGCAAGCTCTTATAGTAGCGGTAAATCAAGTTGCAAGCCGTGATGTGCAAACTGGAATGACTGTCGCACAGGCACGCAGCCGTTGTGCCCAACTGAGAATGCTTACTCAGGATCACAAACATGAGCAGATTGAATCAGATAAAATTCGAGAATTGCTATACCGGGTAGGACCGAATGTGGAAACAAACGCACCGGGAGAATACTATCTTGAACTTCGCGGTCTTACTCTTCTTCACGGGAGCGAGGATGATGTATGCAAAAGTATTCTTCGCTTGTTTTCACCATCGACATATGCAGTTCAGATTGGAGTTGGATGCAATAAACAGGTGGCACGCATAGCATCGCTCTTAGCTCATCCCTATGATACATTGAATGTCCCCAACTGTTGTGAGCGAGATTTCCTATCACCACTGCCTATTGCAGCACTAGGAGTCGCAACAGAAACGAATATGCAGCTCTACTCGCTTGGACTCAAGACGATTGGTGATGTTGCACAACTGCCATTGCAGGAGATCACAAGACGTTTCGGCGATGACATGCGGTGCTTGGCTGAATGCCTACAAAGCAACAGGGCGCAACCTATTTTGCCGGACGATTTCCCCGATGAACGCTTTGCAGAAATACGATTTGACGATCCGCTGAATAATCTCGAACAGCTTGAAGATAATGTTGTCTGTCTCTTGCGCTCAATGCTGGAGAAGCTTCATACTGCAGGAGAAGGATGCAAAGAAATCTCCATACTACTCGAAGGTTCGTACTGCGATCCAAAGCAGATAAATGTTAAGCTGAGCAAGTTGACTTGTTCGTTACCCGCATGGAAACGACAAGTACAATATACTCTTCACGGCATGCAGTTCACCATTGGCATCACCACAATTCGTGTAACATTGATTTCAGTTTCCTCGCTGCACTCAAGCCAGATGTCCTTGTTTTCAGCTTCGCAATCGAACGATGATTCCCCACCATCCTGCAATGATGAGCTGGAGAAACTGTCATTGAAACGCATCTCCGTAGTGGAGAAAGTGCTTCCAGAAGATAGTGTGATGCTTAACACAATGGACTTCATAGAATCGCAGAAAACGAAACACTCGGCATGCACACCACTTTGCTACTACACTGGCAGATCAATTTCGGGACTCAGACTTTATAGAACACTTCAAGTCATTAAAGTTACTACAAACAGGGAAAATCTGTATGGGATCATTAGTTCTTCAGGTGTCGAACGTGTGATACGACAGTGTTCACCTTGCTATGTGTCAGGCGGTTGGTGGGAGCGTGAATTCCAAAGGTCATACTATGCAGTCGAGACTGATCGTGGAATGTGCTATTTACTTTTTCGCGATGAGATACAATCTAAATGGTACCTTCAGGGATTTTTTGACTAA